Proteins from a genomic interval of Actinoalloteichus hymeniacidonis:
- a CDS encoding TetR/AcrR family transcriptional regulator, whose translation MQSGNERSDQKSRTFIEQARREQILRAATETIAEVGLAKASLARIAAHAGISAALISYHFDGRDDLINQVAAQVDTEIEQALEQRMANAASYVDALRGLITGFVHYTAKHRTQMYALYAIASSARARTGTSNRHDREAIAASLSGLLIEGQQHREFRDFSVPVMAATLASVLESVPRELYSKPELDVDTYAEELAEIFAIAVRRTGRGRRRG comes from the coding sequence GGAGCGATCAGAAGTCGCGGACGTTCATCGAGCAGGCTCGACGCGAGCAGATTCTGCGTGCCGCCACCGAGACCATCGCCGAGGTCGGACTGGCCAAGGCGTCCCTGGCCCGCATCGCCGCGCACGCGGGGATCAGCGCCGCGTTGATCTCCTACCACTTCGATGGCCGGGACGATCTGATCAATCAGGTGGCCGCACAGGTGGACACCGAGATCGAGCAGGCGTTGGAACAGCGGATGGCGAACGCCGCGAGTTATGTCGATGCGTTACGCGGGCTGATCACGGGCTTCGTGCACTACACCGCGAAGCACCGCACTCAGATGTACGCGTTGTACGCAATCGCGAGCAGCGCCCGGGCCCGCACTGGAACATCCAATCGCCACGACCGTGAGGCGATAGCGGCGTCGCTGTCGGGCTTGCTAATCGAAGGGCAACAGCACCGCGAATTCCGAGACTTCTCCGTTCCCGTGATGGCGGCGACGCTTGCCTCCGTCCTGGAATCGGTGCCTCGCGAGCTGTACTCCAAACCCGAACTCGATGTCGACACCTATGCCGAGGAACTGGCCGAGATCTTCGCGATCGCCGTGCGCCGCACCGGTAGAGGCCGACGTC